In Mustela lutreola isolate mMusLut2 chromosome 1, mMusLut2.pri, whole genome shotgun sequence, one genomic interval encodes:
- the LOC131822666 gene encoding olfactory receptor 5G9-like codes for MAIENNTRVTEFIFTGLSYNPQFQIFLFLLFLSFYLINLTGNLGMIILIRVDSRLHTPMYFFLSHLSFVDICFSSVVSPKMLTDFFMKRKVISFLGCALQQWFFGFFVAAECFLLASMAYDRYVAICNPLLYSISMSQRLCIQLVVGPYVIGFVNTMTHTTNAFRLSFCGPNVINHFFCDMSPLLSLVCADSRLTKLVVFVVAGAVGVFSGLTIVVSYMYILIAIMKIHSAEGRRKAFSTCSSHLTAVSILYGTLFFIYVRPSASFSLDINKVVSVFYTAVIPMLNPLIYSLRNKEVKDAIHRTVTRRKMCRV; via the coding sequence ATGGCCATTGAAAACAACACGAGGGTCACTGAATTCATTTTCACAGGTTTGAGTTACAACCCCCAGTTTCagatcttcctcttcctgctcttcctGAGTTTCTACCTTATCAATCTCACTGGAAACTTGGGTATGATTATTCTGATTCGGGTTGATTCCCGCCTTCACACgcccatgtactttttcctcagCCACTTGTCCTTTGTGGacatctgcttctcctctgttgTGAGCCCCAAGATGCTCACTGACTTCTTCATGAAGAGGAAGGTCATCTCTTTCTTGGGCTGTGCTTTGCAACAGTGGTTTTTTGGGTTCTTTGTGGCAGCAGAGTGTTTTCTGCTGGCGTCCATGGCCTAtgatcgctatgtggccatctgcaaccCATTATTGTATTCCATTTCCATGTCCCAGAGACTGTGTATCCAGCTGGTCGTTGGTCCCTATGTCATCGGGTTCGTGAACACCATGACCCATACAACGAATGCATTTCGTCTTTCTTTTTGCGGCCCCAATGTCATTAATCATTTCTTCTGTGATATGTCCCCCCTGCTTTCCCTCGTATGTGCTGACAGCAGGCTTACTAAGTTGGTAGTTTTTGTTGTGGCTGGAGCTGTGGGCGTCTTCAGTGGTCTGACTATCGTGGTCTCCTACATGTACATCCTCATTGCCATCATGAAGATCCACTCTGCTGAGGGCAGGCGCAAAGCCTTTTCTACCTGTTCTTCTCACCTGACGGCTGTCTCCATCCTGTATGgtactcttttctttatttatgtacGGCCTAGTGCAAGTTTCTCGTTGGACATCAATAAAGTGGTGTCGGTGTTTTACACAGCTGTGATCCCCATGTTGAACCCACTTATCTACAGCTTGAGAAACAAGGAAGTCAAAGATGCCATCCACAGGACAGTTACTAGGAGGAAGATGTGTAGGGTCTAA